The nucleotide window AATTATTGAGGCACTGCGTGCGCCTCGCCGACTCTCTCGCTGCTTGAACAGCGGGCAAGAGCAGCGCGATAAGAATGCCGATGATGGCGATGACCACCAACAGCTCCACAAGTGT belongs to Pirellulales bacterium and includes:
- a CDS encoding prepilin-type N-terminal cleavage/methylation domain-containing protein, with the protein product MSVHLRELHVGGKETVDTPRRQDTIRRPLHGFTLVELLVVIAIIGILIALLLPAVQAARESARRTQCLNN